The proteins below are encoded in one region of Desulfonatronum thioautotrophicum:
- the gcvT gene encoding glycine cleavage system aminomethyltransferase GcvT: MQKTPLHAWHTAHQGKMVPFAGWEMPVQYASGILAEHEQTRTRAALFDICHMGEFLVSGSQAEAALGRIVTHNLAKLRQGMAGYGFLLNSQGGILDDLIIYRLQPDQFLLVVNASRITHDRDWIRGLLPSSVTLEDVSEQTAKIDLQGPLALETLNRILPDTWREMPFFSFRRTRFQGIDILVSRTGYTGELGYEIYLPASSALAFWEACLEDEHVRPAGLGARDTLRLEMGLPLYGQDLDEHHTPAEAGYASLLSSPASYIGKEHQLDVRERLVPLRITGRRSVRHGDAVVSVAGDLVGRITSGSFAPSLGQAVALAYIDVQHAELPAFVVKTGRAELAAQRTTLPFYTQGTARIRL; this comes from the coding sequence ATGCAAAAAACTCCCCTGCATGCATGGCATACAGCCCATCAAGGCAAGATGGTCCCGTTCGCCGGATGGGAAATGCCGGTGCAATACGCTTCGGGAATACTGGCCGAACATGAGCAGACCCGGACCAGGGCTGCGTTGTTTGATATCTGTCACATGGGAGAGTTCCTTGTCTCTGGATCGCAGGCTGAAGCCGCGCTGGGGCGGATCGTCACCCACAACCTCGCGAAGCTGCGGCAGGGTATGGCCGGATACGGATTCCTCCTGAATTCACAGGGAGGCATTCTGGATGACCTGATTATCTACCGACTGCAGCCGGATCAATTCTTGCTTGTGGTCAACGCCTCGCGGATTACCCACGACCGGGACTGGATTCGCGGCCTGCTGCCCTCTTCGGTCACCTTGGAGGACGTCTCGGAGCAAACCGCCAAAATCGATTTGCAAGGCCCGCTCGCCCTGGAGACGTTGAACCGCATCTTGCCCGACACATGGCGCGAGATGCCTTTTTTCTCCTTTCGCCGCACCCGTTTCCAGGGTATAGATATCCTAGTGAGCCGCACCGGGTACACCGGCGAACTGGGATATGAGATTTATCTCCCGGCATCATCGGCCCTGGCATTCTGGGAAGCCTGTCTGGAGGACGAACATGTCCGTCCAGCCGGCCTGGGCGCTCGGGACACCCTGCGACTGGAAATGGGACTTCCGTTGTACGGCCAGGATCTGGATGAACATCACACCCCGGCCGAGGCGGGCTACGCATCCCTGCTCTCCTCGCCTGCGTCATATATCGGTAAGGAGCACCAGCTGGATGTCCGGGAACGACTGGTGCCACTGCGCATTACCGGCCGGCGCAGCGTTCGGCATGGGGATGCGGTTGTCTCCGTTGCGGGCGATCTGGTGGGACGGATTACCAGCGGCAGTTTCGCACCATCTCTGGGCCAGGCTGTTGCATTGGCGTATATCGACGTTCAACACGCCGAATTGCCGGCATTCGTGGTCAAGACAGGCAGGGCTGAGCTGGCCGCGCAACGAACAACCTTACCATTTTATACTCAGGGAACCGCCCGCATCAGACTCTAA
- a CDS encoding replication-associated recombination protein A, with translation MNYRQPLAAAIRPTTLEDFVGQDHLRIRLNALFQAKRMPSLLLFGPPGCGKSTLALLLATSRNQPYLRLSAPEVGLANLRKKLENIEILVLDELHRFSKAQQDFFLPILESGEITLLATTTENPSFSVTKQLLSRMHVLRLRPLSRSELTELALRGARNLGADIPQASLEILTGLSNGDARTLFNLLELTAELPPEKWAEDKLRQALPEVVQRGDRDGDSHYELASALIKSIRGSDPDAALYYLACLLEGGEDPRFICRRLILSASEDVGLADPQALSMAVACQQAVEFVGMPEGFIPLAETVVYLSLAPKSNTTYAAYLAAQKEIRANGPRPVPLHLRNASTALQKEWGYGRGYKYPHAYPDAWVEQDYLPTDVTLHFYEPKLLGQEPRLNAWLAKYRKKRKAG, from the coding sequence GTGAATTACCGCCAACCTCTGGCAGCAGCCATCCGACCGACAACCCTGGAGGATTTCGTCGGACAGGATCACCTGCGGATTCGCCTCAACGCCTTGTTTCAGGCCAAGCGCATGCCCAGCCTGCTGCTCTTCGGCCCGCCAGGCTGCGGCAAGTCCACCTTGGCCTTGCTCTTGGCCACCTCCCGCAATCAACCGTATCTGCGTCTGAGTGCTCCGGAAGTTGGACTGGCCAACCTGCGCAAGAAATTGGAGAACATAGAAATCCTGGTATTGGACGAGCTGCACCGCTTTTCCAAAGCCCAGCAGGATTTTTTTCTGCCCATTTTGGAAAGCGGAGAAATCACCTTGCTGGCGACCACCACGGAAAATCCGTCCTTCAGCGTGACCAAGCAGCTCCTCTCGCGAATGCACGTACTCCGTCTTCGGCCATTGAGTCGTTCGGAGCTGACCGAATTGGCCCTGCGCGGCGCCCGCAATCTGGGGGCCGACATTCCCCAAGCCAGCCTGGAAATCCTCACGGGCCTCTCCAACGGGGATGCCCGGACCCTCTTCAACCTTTTGGAGCTGACCGCGGAACTGCCTCCGGAAAAGTGGGCCGAGGACAAATTACGCCAAGCCCTGCCGGAAGTTGTCCAGCGCGGAGACCGTGATGGTGATTCCCATTATGAACTGGCCTCGGCTCTGATCAAGTCCATCCGCGGCAGCGACCCGGACGCGGCCCTCTACTACCTGGCCTGCCTGCTGGAGGGCGGCGAGGACCCCCGCTTCATCTGCCGGCGGCTGATCCTCTCGGCCTCCGAGGATGTCGGCCTGGCCGACCCCCAGGCCTTGAGCATGGCCGTGGCCTGCCAGCAGGCCGTGGAGTTCGTAGGCATGCCCGAAGGCTTTATTCCCTTGGCCGAGACCGTTGTCTATCTCTCCCTGGCCCCCAAGAGCAACACCACCTATGCCGCCTACCTGGCCGCCCAGAAGGAAATCCGCGCCAACGGCCCCCGCCCCGTCCCCCTGCACCTGCGCAACGCCTCAACGGCCCTGCAAAAGGAATGGGGTTACGGCCGCGGCTATAAATACCCCCACGCCTACCCCGATGCCTGGGTCGAACAAGA
- a CDS encoding 16S rRNA (uracil(1498)-N(3))-methyltransferase, producing MKSIYLPPEQWHEPFELTGPEVHHLVTVLRAEPGMVLRLFDGRGRAGTFVLQSTTRKTARMEQLSEEQFPRPSREIYLAMGWNKAARRGWILEKSVELGAAGLLFWQARHSQGHVPEQPKDSWTTHLTTAAKQCGASWLPTLKTVPEGPSGIERQFSQDARKYLLWENVSTRNFFDPATLPDTGRTVLVLGPEGGLAEDEARYFTENGYQPCSLGRSILRWETAALLCLGLCYWQGQRFGPDA from the coding sequence GTGAAATCCATTTATCTGCCACCGGAACAGTGGCATGAACCCTTCGAGCTGACCGGCCCGGAAGTTCACCATCTGGTGACCGTGTTGCGTGCCGAGCCTGGAATGGTTCTGCGCCTGTTTGATGGCCGCGGCCGGGCAGGAACCTTTGTCCTGCAAAGCACGACACGCAAAACTGCCCGAATGGAGCAGCTTTCGGAGGAGCAGTTTCCACGTCCCTCACGGGAAATTTACCTGGCTATGGGCTGGAACAAGGCCGCTCGTCGCGGCTGGATTCTGGAAAAGTCGGTGGAACTGGGAGCGGCTGGACTGCTCTTCTGGCAGGCCCGACACAGTCAGGGACACGTGCCGGAACAGCCCAAGGACAGTTGGACCACCCATTTGACAACCGCAGCCAAGCAATGCGGGGCATCCTGGCTGCCGACACTGAAAACCGTGCCGGAGGGACCCTCCGGAATAGAGCGTCAGTTTTCGCAGGATGCCAGGAAATACCTGCTCTGGGAAAATGTCTCCACTCGAAACTTCTTTGACCCTGCAACCCTTCCGGACACCGGACGTACGGTCCTGGTCCTCGGACCGGAAGGCGGACTTGCCGAGGATGAGGCGCGGTATTTTACGGAAAACGGTTACCAGCCCTGCTCTCTGGGCCGTTCCATATTGCGCTGGGAGACGGCTGCTCTGCTCTGTCTCGGCCTCTGCTATTGGCAGGGGCAACGTTTTGGCCCTGATGCATGA